One Platichthys flesus chromosome 14, fPlaFle2.1, whole genome shotgun sequence genomic region harbors:
- the LOC133968312 gene encoding uncharacterized abhydrolase domain-containing protein DDB_G0269086-like has translation MGDPVTLVESAATPVITAIPTVIAGEMQDGKTQAGSKNGKKADSGSSGSFFTWFIVLALLGVWTSVAVVYFDLVDYQGVLGKLVAYDTDGDGDFDVEDAKVLLGLTSEGDGQGTSKVLDWLEEVEEGSSDWLNSFFTFLYGLINPLEPTDEEELSASGEALEANDEDDDDESGIRRRGAKDDGKQGQKIIIVGLHNQSCFWVMSDEKPGDTDRRGPEKETPPIKDVGRKLRDALKQQLAIIHERVEAKKLAKLALAEVRRLLAKEEVEEEEEEKLDLGRKDMTARVKERISARLKEEEEEMEKEEMENALEKLRKEKAIQQDERNTEEGKDSEESKNRVENEEGEGRKAQEEKGIGRKSGNEKRKKTKDDGGKKVMLRLKEKAVVITSRSDHAAAPVETLEAELTPEAVVEPDPVLVEEIIEAAVAEDTSAPPSEPEPEPEAEPEEEPEPEPEPEPVEIPEVIEEDPEVLEEEAPVVEEDAPEEEAPAQEAPVEEATEEAAPAVEEPEAEEVEEEMMAEEPAEEEAAEEPVEEMATEQTVEEDTADEAVEEPEAEAAVEETMVAEAVEEEAEAVEEEAEAVEEEAEEGEAEAEAVEVEAEAVEEEAEAVEEKSAHTEEAEEEEAAEEQFEEEVAPSEEAVEEVLEEEEAAEEPAEEAVEEVAVEEEAALSEEPVVEEEAPSEEPMVEEEAPTEEPEEEEAPSEEPEEEEAPSEEPVEEEEALEEAVEEVAEDAAAPEDTPEEVEEQTVPETEEVAQEVEETKEEAAEFVETEEQILDEPTET, from the exons ATGGGTGATCCAGTAACCCTGGTGGAGTCTGCCGCCACTCCTGTTATCACAGCCATCCCCACTGTCATTGCTGGGGAAATGCAAG ACGGGAAAACTCAAGCTGGCAGTAAGAATGGGAAGAAGGCCGACTCTGGATCCAGCGGCAGCTTCTTCACCTGGTTCATCGTCCTGGCCCTGCTCGGTGTCTGGACTTCTGTAGCCGTGGTCTACTTTGACCTGGTTGACTATCAGGGAGTCCTCG GTAAACTGGTGGCATACGATACAGATGGCGATGGTGATTTTGATGTCGAAGACGCTAAAGTTCTTTTAG GCTTGACCAGTGAGGGCGATGGTCAGGGTACATCCAAGGTTCTGGATTGGTTAGAAGAAGTGGAAGAGGGCAGCTCTGATTGGCTTAACAGTTTCTTCACTTTCCTGTACGGTCTGATTAATCCCCTGGAGCCCACAGATGAGGAGGAACTTAGTGCCTCAGGGGAAGCTCTGGAAGCCAATGACGAGGATGACGATGATGAGAGCGGAATCCGAAGAAGAGGAGCAAAAGATGATGGGAAACAGGGGCAGAAGATCATTATAGTCGGCCTCCACAATCAAT CTTGTTTTTGGGTAATGTCAGATGAGAAACCAGgtgacacagacagaagaggaCCTGAGAAAG AGACCCCTCCAATAAAGGATGTGGGCCGGAAGCTGCGGGATGCTCTAAAGCAGCAGCTGGCAATCATCCACGAACGTGTGGAGGCCAAGAAGCTCGCCAAGCTGGCCCTGGCTGAAGTCAGACGGCTCCTGGccaaagaggaggtggaggaggaggaagaggagaagctggatCTGGGTAGGAAGGATATGACAGCCAGGGTGAAGGAAAGAATATCTGCCAggctgaaggaggaagaggaggagatggagaaagaagagatggagaatgCTCTGGAGAAATTAAGAAAGGAAAAGGCAATACAACAAGATGAGAGAAATACAGAGGAGGGCAAGGACAGCGAGGAGTCAAAGAACAGGGTAGAGAATGAAGagggggaaggaaggaaagcACAGGAGGAGAAGGGTATAGGGAGAAAATCTGGCaatgaaaaaaggaagaaaaccaAAGACGATGGAGGCAAGAAG GTGATGTTAA GACTGAAAGAGAAAGCTGTTGTCATCACTTCCCGAAGCGATCACGCAGCTGCCCCAGTGGAGACTCTTGAAGCCGAACTCACACCAGAGG CTGTCGTTGAGCCCGACCCTGTACTCGTGGAGGAGATAATTGAAGCTGCTGTAGCAGAGGACACTTCTGCTCCACCATCAG AGCCTGAACCAGAACCTGAAGCAGAACCTGAGGAAGAGCCTGAACCAGAACCTGAACCAGAGCCTGTGGAGATTCCTGAG GTGATTGAGGAGGATCcagaggtgctggaggaggaggctcctGTCGTAGAGGAGGATGCCCCTGAAGAGGAGGCCCCTGCACAAGAGGCCCCAGTCGAGGAGGCCACAGAGGAG GCTGCTCCAGCTGTGGAGGAGCCAGAAGCTGAAGAGGTTGAAGAGGAGATGATGGCAGAAGagcctgcagaggaggaggcagctgaggagCCAGTAGAGGAAATGGCTACAGAGCAGACTGTGGAGGAGGATACTGCTGACGAAGCTGTGGAGGAACCTGAAGCAGAGGCTGCAGTGGAGGAAACCATGGTGGCTGAGGCTGtagaggaggaggccgaggctgtagaggaggaggccgaggctGTAGAGGAGGAAGCCGAAGAGGGGGAGGCCGAGGCTGAGGCTGTAGAGGTGGAGGCTGAGGCGGtagaggaggaggccgaggctGTAGAGGAGAAGAGTGCTCATACAGAAgaagctgaggaagaggaggctgctgaggaGCAATTTGAAGAAGAGGTAGCTCCTTCAGAAGAAGCTGTTGAGGAGGTattggaagaagaagaggcagctGAGGAACCTGCTGAGGAAGCTGTTGAAGAGGTAGCagtagaagaggaggcagcactGTCAGAGGAGCCTGTGGTGGAGGAAGAAGCACCTTCAGAGGAGCCTATGGTGGAGGAAGAAGCACCTAcagaggagccggaggaggaagaagcaccttcagaggagccagaggaggaagaagcgcCTTCAGAGGagcctgtggaggaggaggaagctctAGAAGAAGCAGTGGAGGAGGTTGCAGAGGATGCAGCAGCCCCAGAGGATACTCCGGAAGAAGTGGAGGAGCAAACAGTCCCAG agacagaagaagTAGCCCAAGAGGTAgaggagacaaaagaagaag CAGCTGAGTTTGTCGAGACAGAAGAACAGATTCTGGATGAGCCCACAG AAACGTAG